In Daucus carota subsp. sativus chromosome 4, DH1 v3.0, whole genome shotgun sequence, one DNA window encodes the following:
- the LOC108218444 gene encoding uncharacterized protein LOC108218444 yields MSLSTRNLLKNYQSHSSLYSKTPSLHPSSTFIHFTKPPLFQFLKYPIPCKSLYTFHSPIRAFESDNVNTYNNQEDNARILDFDAFLSIAEFLCLVSSAVISFGLILKPQKPILVWLGDKVSVCQFLLLGAGILIGAVIRRRQWRRVCMGFSKPGSLEVNVVDKIEKLEADIRSLASLVRLMSKQLEKLGIRFRVTRRTLRDPIAKAADLAQKNSEVTRALATKDDILENELGEIQKVLLAMQEQQQKQLELILAIAKHGNLLESKKGPSRDQESAKETRKPAVERIKQMSINQNEALAVQKDISNESV; encoded by the exons ATGTCACTCTCTACTCGTAACCTCCTCAAAAATTATCAATCACACTCTTCTTTATACTCAAAAACCCCATCATTACATCCCTCTTCAACCTTTATTCATTTCACAAAACCCCccctttttcaatttttaaaatatccaaTCCCATGTAAATCTTTGTATACATTTCACTCACCCATCAGAGCTTTTGAATCAGATAATGTAAACACAtataataatcaagaagataATGCTAGAATTCTTGATTTTGATGCTTTTCTTTCGATTGCGGAGTTTCTTTGTTTGGTTTCATCTGCTGTTATTTCATTTGGGCTTATCTTGAAACCCCAGAAGCCAATTTTGGTTTGGTTGGGTGATAAGGTTTCTGTGTGTCAGTTTTTGTTGTTGGGGGCAGGGATTTTGATAGGTGCCGTGATTCGGAGAAGGCAATGGAGGAGGGTTTGTATGGGGTTTTCGAAACCAGGGAGTTTAGAGGTTAATGTGGTTGATAAGATTGAGAAATTAGAGGCAGATATTCGGAGTTTAGCGAGTCTGGTTAGGCTTATGTCGAAGCAGTTGGAGAAGCTAGGGATTCGTTTTCGGGTTACTAGGAGGACTTTAAGAGACCCTATTGCGAAG GCTGCCGATTTGGCCCAAAAAAATTCAGAGGTCACTCGTGCACTTGCTACGAAGGATGATATATTGGAGAATGAGCTCGGTGAAATACAAAAAGTTCTTTTGGCAATGCAG GAGCAACAGCAGAAACAGCTTGAACTGATTCTTGCAATCGCGAAACATGGGAATTTGTTGGAAAGCAAGAAGGGACCTAGTCGAGATCAGGAAAGTGCAAAGGAAACTCGCAAACCTGCAGTTGAAAGAATCAAGCAGATGTCAATTAACCAAAATGAAGCTTTGGCTGTACAAAAAGATATTAGCAATGAGAGTGTGTAG
- the LOC108218443 gene encoding phospho-2-dehydro-3-deoxyheptonate aldolase 2, chloroplastic produces the protein MALSHTLFHTISPLHSTKSPHTQNPSLFLRSNRPHNPISAVHAADPSKTTKATPPLKWSIDSWKTKKALQLPEYPDKNELDKVLKTLEDFPPIVFAGEARHLEERLADAAMGKAFLLQGGDCAESFKEFSANNIRDTFRIILQMSVVLMFGGQMPIVKVGRMAGQFAKPRSDTHEEKDGVKLPSYKGDNINGDAFDVKSRTPDPQRLIRAYTQAAATLNLLRSFATGGYAAMQRVTQWNLDFVENSEQGDRYQELAHRVDEALGFMGAAGLTIDHPIMATTDFWTSHECLHLPYEQALTREDSTSGLYYDCSAHMIWVGERTRQLEGAHVEFLRGVANPLGIKVSQKMDPKELVKLVEILNPSNKAGRITVIVRMGAENMRVKLPHLIRAVRSAGQIVTWVCDPMHGNTIKAPNGYKTRPFDAILAEVRAFFDVHDQEGSHTGGIHLEMTGQNVTECIGGSRTVTYDDLSSRYHTHCDPRLNASQSLELAFIVAERLRRRRVKSPSSLPSLTF, from the exons ATGGCCTTATCACACACCCTCTTCCACACAATCTCCCCTCTCCACTCAACCAAATCGCCCCACACTCAAAACCCATCTCTCTTCCTCAGATCCAACCGACCCCACAACCCCATCTCCGCCGTTCACGCCGCCGACCCCAGCAAGACCACCAAAGCAACCCCGCCGCTAAAGTGGTCCATTGACAGCTGGAAAACCAAGAAAGCTTTGCAACTCCCTGAGTACCCTGACAAGAATGAGCTTGACAAGGTGTTGAAGACGCTGGAGGATTTCCCGCCGATTGTGTTTGCCGGAGAGGCGAGGCATTTGGAGGAGAGATTGGCTGATGCGGCCATGGGGAAGGCGTTTTTGCTGCAAGGAGGGGATTGTGCTGAGAGTTTCAAGGAGTTTAGTGCTAATAATATAAGGGATACTTTCAGGATTATTCTTCAGATGAGTGTTGTTCTCATGTTTGGTGGTCAAATGCCTATTGTTAAG gtgGGAAGAATGGCTGGTCAGTTTGCCAAACCCAGGTCAGATACACACGAGGAGAAGGATGGAGTGAAATTGCCAAGTTATAAAGGGGACAACATAAACGGTGATGCTTTCGATGTTAAATCCAGAACCCCAGATCCTCAAAGACTCATAAGGGCTTATACTCAAGCTGCAGCAACACTAAATCTTCTCAGGTCCTTTGCAACCGGAGGTTATGCTGCAATGCAGAGAGTTACACAATGGAATCTTGATTTCGTTGAAAACAGTGAGCAAGGAGATAG GTACCAGGAATTGGCTCACAGAGTTGATGAAGCTTTGGGATTTATGGGTGCTGCAGGCTTAACTATTGACCACCCTATAATGGCAACAACTGACTTTTGGACTTCCCATGAGTGCCTGCATTTGCCTTATGAGCAAGCCCTCACTAGAGAAGATTCAACCTCTGGCCTTTACTATGATTGTTCTGCTCACATGATCTGGGTTGGGGAGCGCACTCGGCAACTAGAGGGGGCACATGTGGAGTTTCTACGAGGAGTTGCTAATCCCCTTGGAATCAAG GTTAGCCAGAAGATGGATCCAAAAGAGCTAGTTAAGCTTGTTGAAATTTTGAATCCTAGCAACAAAGCTGGTAGGATCACTGTGATTGTAAGAATGGGAGCTGAGAACATGAGAGTCAAATTGCCTCATCTGATTAGAGCGGTGCGTAGTGCAGGGCAAATTGTGACTTGGGTCTGTGATCCAATGCACGGGAACACCATAAAGGCACCAAATGGATACAAAACGCGCCCATTTGATGCTATACTG GCTGAGGTTCGAGCCTTCTTTGATGTTCATGATCAAGAAGGTAGCCACACTGGAGGTATTCATCTTGAGATGACGGGACAAAATGTGACAGAATGCATTGGCGGGTCACGCACAGTGACTTATGATGACTTAAGCTCCCGCTACCACACGCATTGCGACCCAAGACTTAATGCTTCTCAATCTCTCGAGCTGGCTTTCATTGTCGCTGAGAGACTTAGGAGGAGAAGGGTCAAATCCCCAAGCTCACTCCCATCTTTAACCTTCTAG
- the LOC108218445 gene encoding ras-related protein Rab11D, with product MAGGYGDSSQKIDYVFKVVLIGDSAVGKSQILARFARDEFSLDSKATIGVEFQTRTLNIQHKSVKAQIWDTAGQERYRAVTSAYYRGAVGAMLVYDITKRQTFDHIPRWLQELRGQADKNIVIILLGNKNDLEDERAVSTEDAKEFAQQEGLFFLETSALQATNVEDAFMTVLTEIFNIVNKKTLVASEDQSNGNPALLTSKQILVPGPGQVVPAKKGMCCSS from the exons ATGGCTGGTGGTTATGGTGACTCAAGCCAGAAGATAGACTATGTATTCAAGGTGGTGCTCATCGGAGACTCCGCCGTGGGGAAGTCTCAGATACTGGCTCGTTTCGCTCGCGATGAGTTCAGTTTAGACTCTAAAGCAACCATTGGCGTGGAGTTCCAAACTCGAACCTTGAACATTCAACATAAATCTGTTAAAGCTCAGATCTGGGACACCGCTGGCCAAGAACG GTATAGAGCAGTCACGAGTGCATATTACCGGGGTGCTGTTGGAGCTATGCTGGTTTATGACATAACTAAACGTCAAACCTTCGACCACATACCACGTTGGCTTCAAGAATTACGTGGTCAGGCAGACAAAAATATAGTAATTATTTTGCTTGGAAACAAAAATGATCTGGAGGATGAGAGGGCTGTCTCCACGGAGGATGCCAAAGAGTTCGCTCAACAGGAAGGACTATTCTTCTTAGAAACCTCTGCACTGCAAGCAACCAATGTCGAAGATGCCTTTATGACCGTTTTGACAGAAATATTTAACATTGTCAATAAGAAAACCCTTGTTGCCAGCGAGGATCAAAGTAATGGCAACCCTGCATTGCTTACTAGCAAGCAAATACTTGTACCTGGTCCTGGACAAGTAGTCCCAGCAAAGAAGGGGATGTGCTGTTCTTCTTGA